The following DNA comes from Hyalangium minutum.
AGGGCGCGGCCAGCAATCCCTTGATGCCCCACACCGCCAGCGCCGGGTTGGCGGCCTGCTGCCCCCGTGCCGCATGGCCCGTGAGGATGCGCCCTCCGGGCCCGAGCGCCACCATGGCGGGAGCTCCCTCCATGCGCTCTGCGGGGATGCACACGGGATTGCCGTTGTGGATGGCAGCGACGCGGCAGTTCGTTGTGCCGAGATCGATGGCAATGACGGGCCCGGCACTTCGGGTCGAGGCCTCCGGAGGACGAACACGATCGAGCGGGCAGTCGGTGACGTGGATCGGAGCCTGGGTCATCACGGCATCATTCTATCGGATTGCGGCGGCCTCCGGCTGGCAGAACCCGAGTTGGTCCCTATGCAGGAGGAAGTCCCGTTGTATCTGCTCACGCTTCCGCGTGAGGACGGACCAATAGTAGTAGCGACGGGGGAACAGGGTGTTCCGCGAGGCGAGCTGGTTGCGCAGAATGGCGACACCGCAGCGCAGATTTACAGCGGGGTCCGTAATGTTCGCATCCATCGGATTCAGCGGGCACCCCTCATGCCGCTCCTGGTCCCCGTAGCTGAGCTGGAGCAGCCCGATGCTGAGCGTCCGCAGGGGCCGGGGCTCCAGGAAGGTGCTCTCGGGGTCAAAGCCGGACTCCAGCCGGGCAATAGAGGCGAATAGGAGGGCCCAGAAGGCCTTCCGCTCCTCCCGAGGGGACTCGAAGTAGCCGGGGCACAGCGCGCGGACCTCTCCGGCGGGCACCTTGTCGTCCTCGAGGAGCGGCTGGCCGACGTCCTCCAGCGCCTCGGCGATGATGAGGTTCCACTCCTGCTTCCAGGCGCGGCCGCGCTCCTCACGGACCTGGGCGAAGCGAGGCCCCGGAGGGAGCGGCGGAGGCATGGGCGCGGGCGCCAGAGAGGCCCCCGAGGTGCTCCGGGCCGCCACCTCCGTCCGGGCCTGCGCCGCCAACGCGTTCCGGGCCTGGGACTCGGGGTGGGCACACGCCGAGCCCAGCAGCGCCCCGAGCATCCCTCCCACAAGCCTCCAACCTGGCCTCAGCATGGGCGCATGGTGCTGCCAGCGCGGCGGGGAGGCAACCTCCCGCCTGCGCATCCCTCCCCTGGAAAACAGAGGGCCCTCGCTCCCGCGGAGGGAGGAGGGCCCGGAGACAGCATCCGTCGAGTGCCGATCAGGCCGTCTTGGCCTTCATGCCACCCTTGGAACCCTCTTTGGCGGCGGCGCGCTCATCCAGCCAGATGATGAGCGGGCTGGCGATGTACACGGACGAGTAGGTGCCCACGATGATGCCGACGAGCATCGCCATGGCGAAGTCCCAGATCTCGCCCACGCCGAAGATGAGCAGACCGACCAGCGACAGCGCGGTGACGAACGAAGTGAGGACCGTACGGGCCAGCGTGTCGTTCACGGCGATGTTGATGACCTCGGGCAGCGGCTTGCCCTTGTACTTGGCCATGTCCTCGCGGATACGGTCGTAGATCACGATCGTGTCGTTGACCGAGTAGCCAATGATGGTGAGCAGCGCGGCGATGGCGGTGAGATTGAACTCGCGGCGGCTGACCAGATAGAAGCCGGCCACCATGACCACGTCGTGGAGCATGGCGAGCAGCGCGCCCGGGCCAAACTTGAAGTCGAACCGGAACGCCACGTACACGAGGATGGCGACCATGGCGTACACCAGTGCGGCGACGCCCTTGTTGCGCAGCTGCTTACCCACCTGCGGGCCCACGTAGTCCACGCGGCGCTCCTGGAAGTCCGGAGCGGACAGGCCCTTGCTCAGCGCGGCCTTCACCTTGTCCGCCATGCCGCTGGCGACCACCTGGTAGTCGAACCCGCCGCTCTGCGACGCACCCAGCTCGCGCACCTCCTGCACGCCCGTGCCCGAGTTCTCCACCGCCTGCTTGATGGCGGCGGGGGTCAGCTGGGTGGTGGAGCGGATGTTGATGATGCCGTTGGCCATGTCCGGGTAGACATTGCGCATGGTCCCCAGGGCGTTGATGGCAGCCTTGGCCTTCTCGGCGTTCTCCTCGGTCAACTGGGTGACGCCGCCCATGCGGAGCAGGAACGTGTTCTCTTCCTCCGAGCCGATGTTCTGCACGGACACGTCATGCAGCCCGCCGTCCTCGGCGCGCCTGCGGACCTCGGCGGCGCTGACGGGCTGATTGAACTTCAGCTCCACCACCGTACCGCCGGCGAAGTCCACGCCGAAGTTGAACCCCACCGTGGCGATACCCACGATGATGGCCAGGTTCACCAGCGAGGAGATGTAGACGGCAATCTTGCGCTTGCCGATGAAGTCGATGTTCGTCTTGTGCTTGATGAGGCGCATGGCGGCTCTTTCTCAGACCGAGACCGTCTGGGCGTTGCGGCCGTGGACGAAGTAGGTGGTGATGACGCGCGTCACGACGATGGACGTGAACAGCGAGGCCAGCAGGCCGACGATGAGCGTCGTCGCGAAGCCTCGGATGGGGCCGGTGCCCGTGGCGAAGAGGATGAAGCCGGCGATCAGCGTGGTGACGTGCGCGTCGAAGATGGTCCAGAAGGCGCGGTCATAACCCTGGTCCACCGCCTGCCGGGCCGTCTTGCCGTGGTCCAGCTCCTCGCGGATGCGCTCGTTGATGAGCACGTTGGCATCCACCGCGATGCCCAGCGTGAGCACGAAGCCCGCGATGCCCGGCAGCGTCAGCGTGGCGTTGAACAGCGCCAGACCGGCCAGGATGAGCAGGCCGTTGAGCACCAGCGCCACGTCCGCGATGAGGCCCGTCTTCTTGTAGTAGACGGCCATGAAGAGGACGACCAGCAGCAGGCCCACCAGCGCGGCCAGGCTGCCCTTCTTGATGAGCTCCTCGCCCAGCGAGGCACCCACCTGGCGAATCTCACCCACCGTCACCGGGGCCGGCAGCGCGCCCGCCTTCAGCACCAGCGCCAGCGTCTGCGCCTCGGCGAACCACTCGTCAAAGGACTTGGCGCCCGCGCGGCCCATGGTGATGCGGGCGCTGCCGCCGCCGATCTTCTCGTTGATGCGCGGCGCCGAGTGCACGTACTCGTCCAGGACGATGGCCATGCGCTTGCCCACGCTGGCCTCAGTGAGGCGCTCGAACTCCCGCGCGCCCACCGCGTCGAAGGTGATGTTCACCTCGGGCTCGTTGATCTGGCTGATGTTGGCGTTGGCGCCCTCCAGGCTCTCGCCCGTGAGCGGCACGTCGCGCATCAGCAGGTAGGTGCGGTAGGACAGGCACTCGTTCTTCTTCAGCGGGTTGGCCACGCACTCCAGCAGCACCTCGCGGCCCTCGGGCGTCTTGTCCTTCACGTAGGCCAGCAGCGCCTCACGGTTGGGGCCCGCCAGCTGAGGGAAGCCCTCCTCGTCCGTGACGGTGATGTTGCTGCCCTCGGGCGGCGGCGTCCGCGTGGCCAGCTCCCGGAAGAAGTTGGGGTTGGTGTCATCCACCATCCGGAACTCGAGCTGCGCGGTGGTGCCCACCAGCTCCTTGGCCTGCTCGGGATCGGAGCGGCCCGGCAGAGAAATCTGGATCGAGTCCGTGCCCAGCTTGCGCACATCCAGCTCCGCCACGCCCCACTTGTCGATGCGGTTGCGGATGACGAGCATGGCCTGATCCACCGACTCCTGCTGGAAGCGGGTGACCTGGCTCTCGTCCGGAGCCAGCACCAGCTTGGCGCCGTCGCGGCTGACCTTGGTGAAGTCCGTGAAGTAGGCCAGCACCTCCTTCTCGATGGCGTCCATGGTGGCCGGGTCCTTGGCCACCAGCGTCAGCTGCAGACGCTCCGGATCCGTGTCGGCCGTCACCTCGCCCAGCTTCTTGTCCTGGGAGACCCAGCGGGCGATCTGCTGGCCCCGGCGCTCGGTGCGCTTCTCGAGAGCCGTCTTGGTGTCCACCCGCATCACCATGTGGATACCGCCCTGCAGGTCCAGCCCGAGGTTCAGGCGGTACTTGGCGGGAGGCGCCCAGGCGGGCAGCCGCTCCTGCAGCAGGGCCATGTTGTTGCGCTCCGCAGGCTCCATCTTCACCAGGGAGACATAGGTGGGGATGAGCAGCCACACGGTGCCCAACGTCACCGCGACAATCATCCCGAACTTCCACCACCAGCCGCGGTCCATTACTTCTCCTCCTTCTTGTCCTCGGGCTTGGCCGAAGCCTGGCCCTCATCGGAAATCGCGCCCTTGGCGTACACGGAGCGCTTGAGCACGCGAATGCGCACGCCGTTGGCGACCTCCAGCGTCACCGTCTGCTCGGAGACCAGGTGGATCTTCCCCAGGATGCCGCCCTGGGTGACGACCTCGTCGCCCTTCTTCAGCCCCGAAAGCAGCTCCTGGTGCTGCTTGGCCTGCTTTTGCTGGGGCCGGATCATCACGAAGTACATGATGGCCACCAGCACGGCGATGAAGCCGATGTTCACCATCGGGTTCGAGCCACCGGCAGCCTGCGCCAGGATCAAGAAGCTGTCCGCCACGTACCGCCTCGTCGCTTGGAAGGTTCGGAATGGCCTTGGCCCAAGTGTGGGCAAAGGTCAACCTAGAAGGGGCCGCCTCTTAGCAGCCCCCCCATCCGTGAGCAAGTGAACGCAGACGGCTTCGCCCCCTTCCCAACACCCGGCCGCCGGGGCTCAGCGGGCGCGGGTCCGCTCGGCCTCCTGGGCTGCGGCCCGCTCGCGGAAGGCCTGGGCGAAGGCGGCGTAGCGGCCCTCGGAGATGGCGCGGCGCACCTGAGCCATAAGCCCCAGGAAGTAGTGCAGGTTGTGCAGCGTGTTGAGCCGCATGGCGAGGATTTCCTGGGCCACGAAGAGGTGGCGGAGGTACGCCCGGCTGAACGTCCGGCAGGTGTAGCAGGAGCACTCTGGGTCTACCGGACGTGGGTCCTTGGCATACACGGCATTGCGGATGACGACCTTGCCCTCGGAGGTGAAGAGCAGCCCGTTGCGGGCGCAGCGGGTGGGCAGGACGCAGTCGAACATGTCCACGCCGGCCTCCACGCAGGTGACGAGGTCCACCGGAGTGCCCACCCCCATGAGGTAGCGCGGCTTGTCGCGGGGCAGCAGGGGCGCGGAGTAGGCGACGCCGGCGTGCATGGCCTCGGGCGTCTCACCCACGGAGTAGCCCCCGAGCGCGTACCCGGGCAGATCCACGGAGCACACCTGCTCGGCGTGGGCCTTGCGGAGGTCCTCGTGGAGGCCGCCCTGGACGATGCCGAAGAGGGAGGAGCGCTCACGGCTCCAGGCCTTGGCGCAGCGGTGGAGCCACCGGGTGGTGCGCGCCATGGACTGCTCCATGTAGGAGCGCTCGGACTGGGCGGGCGGGCACTCGTCGAAGGCCATGATGATGTCGGCGCCCAGGGTCTCCTGGATTTCGATGGAGCGCTCGGGGGTGAGCATGTGTCGCGAGCCGTCCAGGTGCGACTGGAAGGCAGCCCCCTCCTCGGTGATCTTCCGCTTCTCGGAGAGGCTGAAGACCTGGAAGCCGCCGCTGTCGGTGAGCATGGGTCGGTTCCAGGAGATGAAGCGGTGCAGGCCACCCATCTCGCCCACGAGCGCCTCACCGGGCCGCAGCATGAGGTGGTAGGTGTTGCCGAGGATGATCTGCGCATCCAGGGTGAGCAGATCGTCCGGGCCCACGCCCTTGACGCTGCCCACGGTGCCCACGGGCATGAAGATGGGCGTCTCGATGGGCCCGTGGGGGGTGTGGACCCGGCCGCGCCGGGCCTTGGAGCCCGGATCTTCGTGAAGGAGCTCGAAGCGCACGAGCCCCGGAGCCACCCGCGTATCGCCCTTACCTTGTGCCTCGCCCATCGCTCACTCCGTCACCAGCATGGCATCGCCATACGAGAAGAACCGATAACCCGCCTGCACGGCCTCGCGGTACGCGGCGAGCGTCCGCTCACGCCCGAGCAGGGCACTCACCAGCATGACCAGGGTGGAGCGCGGTAGGTGGAAGTTGGTGAGCAGCAGATCCACCTGCCGGAAGGGGAAGCCCGGGCGGATGAAGAGGACGGTGTCCCCCAGGCCCGCGCGCAGCTTGCCCGTCTGAGGATCCGTGGCGGACTCCAGCGTGCGGACCACGGTGGTGCCCACGGCAACGATGCGGCGGCCCTCGGCCTTGGCGGCGTTGATCGTGGCGGCGGTCTCCTCGGAGACGCCATAGCGCTCCGGGTGCATCTTGTGCCGGTCAAGGTCCTCCTCGCGCACGGGGAGGAAGGTGCCGGGCCCCACGTCGAGCGTCACCGTCACGCGCTTCACACCCCGGGCCTCCAGGGCAGCGAAGGTGGCCTCGGTGAAGTGCAGGCCGGCGGTGGGAGCCGCCACGGAGCCAGAGGCGCGGGCATACACGGTCTGGTAACGCTCGGCGTCAGCGGCGTCGGGCTCGCGGGTGATGTAGGGCGGCAGAGGCAGCTTGCCCGCCTGCTGGAGCAGTTCCTGGAAGGAGGCGCCCGGAGGGGCATGGAAACGGACGCGGTACTCCCCTCCTCCCAGGGCCTCGAGCACCTCGGCGGAGAGCCCACTGGGAAAGTCCACGCGGGCCCCGGGCTTGAGGCCCTTGGAGGCCTGTCCAAGACAGATCCAATCACTGGCCTCGGCGGCCTGGGAGAGCGCGGCGGAGGTGAGCGTGGAGGCTGCGGGACGGACGACGAGCAGTTCCACTCGGCCGCCCGTGCCCGACTTGGCGCCGAGCAACCGGGCGGGGATGACGCGCGCATCGTTCACGACAAGCACATCTCCCGAGCGCAGCAGGCTCGGCAAGTCGGAGAAGCGGCGGTGCTCCCAGGTGCCGGAGGACCGGCTCACGGTCATCAGGCGCGACGCGTCACGAGTTCCCAGCGGCTGCTGGGCGATCTGCGCTTCGGGCAGCTCGAAGTCGTAGTCGGAGAGAAGGGAGGACACGAGGCGCTTGTACCAGCCTCGGTGCCGGGCCGGAACCGAACTCAGTAGAGCTGCTGGAACTCGGCTCCGGGGTAGTAGTGGGAGAGGATCTCCTTGTAGCTCCATCCCCCATCGGCGAGCACCTTGGCGCCCCACTGGCACAGCCCGGCCCCGTGGCCGTAGCCGCGCCCGGTGAAGAAGTAGCCGTGGCCGGTCTTCTCCACCTCGAAGTCCAGGCTCTTGAGCTTGGTGTAGCCCAGCCGCTGGCGGAAACGGGCACCGTCCAGAGACTCTCCCCCGTCAGTGGCGATGCGAGTGACCCGGTGCGTCCGGGTACGTCCGGTGATGCGCAGGCCCTGGGGCGAGCCATTGAGCGCCTCCCGGAGCTCGGCCTCGCTCACGGTGGCGGACCAGCGGCTGGAGGGCAGCTTTCCGCAGGGACAGTCGACCGCCTGCAGGTAGGGCAAATCCCTCTGGAGGGCGGCCTGGCCGGACTCAGTACGCCCGCCGCAGGAGGCATGGAAGTAGGCCTCGATGGGAGCCAGCTCATAGGTGAGCACCTCGCCGCGAGTGGCCTCCACGGCGGCGCGCGTCTTGGGGTCCTCGCTGGTGACGCCACCGTACACCTGATGGAGCACGCTGCTGCCCATGTAGAAGGGGCTCCCGTAGGCCTCGAGCTTCTTCTGGAGCGCATACGTGCGCGCGGCAACGGCCTGGGCCTTCAGCGCCTCCAGAGGGAAGGAGGTGGGCATCTCACTGCCGAGCACGGCGGCGAGGTACTCCTCCAGAGGGATGACGTTGATGAGCTGCAAGCCATCCTTGTAGAACCGCACGACGACGTCGCCACGGACCTCCATGTCGCCCGCGCGCAGAGGCGCATCGCCGGGAACCCCGGCGTCATCGTTCACCCACCCG
Coding sequences within:
- a CDS encoding transglycosylase SLT domain-containing protein, whose protein sequence is MLGALLGSACAHPESQARNALAAQARTEVAARSTSGASLAPAPMPPPLPPGPRFAQVREERGRAWKQEWNLIIAEALEDVGQPLLEDDKVPAGEVRALCPGYFESPREERKAFWALLFASIARLESGFDPESTFLEPRPLRTLSIGLLQLSYGDQERHEGCPLNPMDANITDPAVNLRCGVAILRNQLASRNTLFPRRYYYWSVLTRKREQIQRDFLLHRDQLGFCQPEAAAIR
- the secF gene encoding protein translocase subunit SecF; amino-acid sequence: MRLIKHKTNIDFIGKRKIAVYISSLVNLAIIVGIATVGFNFGVDFAGGTVVELKFNQPVSAAEVRRRAEDGGLHDVSVQNIGSEEENTFLLRMGGVTQLTEENAEKAKAAINALGTMRNVYPDMANGIINIRSTTQLTPAAIKQAVENSGTGVQEVRELGASQSGGFDYQVVASGMADKVKAALSKGLSAPDFQERRVDYVGPQVGKQLRNKGVAALVYAMVAILVYVAFRFDFKFGPGALLAMLHDVVMVAGFYLVSRREFNLTAIAALLTIIGYSVNDTIVIYDRIREDMAKYKGKPLPEVINIAVNDTLARTVLTSFVTALSLVGLLIFGVGEIWDFAMAMLVGIIVGTYSSVYIASPLIIWLDERAAAKEGSKGGMKAKTA
- the secD gene encoding protein translocase subunit SecD — translated: MDRGWWWKFGMIVAVTLGTVWLLIPTYVSLVKMEPAERNNMALLQERLPAWAPPAKYRLNLGLDLQGGIHMVMRVDTKTALEKRTERRGQQIARWVSQDKKLGEVTADTDPERLQLTLVAKDPATMDAIEKEVLAYFTDFTKVSRDGAKLVLAPDESQVTRFQQESVDQAMLVIRNRIDKWGVAELDVRKLGTDSIQISLPGRSDPEQAKELVGTTAQLEFRMVDDTNPNFFRELATRTPPPEGSNITVTDEEGFPQLAGPNREALLAYVKDKTPEGREVLLECVANPLKKNECLSYRTYLLMRDVPLTGESLEGANANISQINEPEVNITFDAVGAREFERLTEASVGKRMAIVLDEYVHSAPRINEKIGGGSARITMGRAGAKSFDEWFAEAQTLALVLKAGALPAPVTVGEIRQVGASLGEELIKKGSLAALVGLLLVVLFMAVYYKKTGLIADVALVLNGLLILAGLALFNATLTLPGIAGFVLTLGIAVDANVLINERIREELDHGKTARQAVDQGYDRAFWTIFDAHVTTLIAGFILFATGTGPIRGFATTLIVGLLASLFTSIVVTRVITTYFVHGRNAQTVSV
- the yajC gene encoding preprotein translocase subunit YajC, with translation MADSFLILAQAAGGSNPMVNIGFIAVLVAIMYFVMIRPQQKQAKQHQELLSGLKKGDEVVTQGGILGKIHLVSEQTVTLEVANGVRIRVLKRSVYAKGAISDEGQASAKPEDKKEEK
- the tgt gene encoding tRNA guanosine(34) transglycosylase Tgt, translating into MGEAQGKGDTRVAPGLVRFELLHEDPGSKARRGRVHTPHGPIETPIFMPVGTVGSVKGVGPDDLLTLDAQIILGNTYHLMLRPGEALVGEMGGLHRFISWNRPMLTDSGGFQVFSLSEKRKITEEGAAFQSHLDGSRHMLTPERSIEIQETLGADIIMAFDECPPAQSERSYMEQSMARTTRWLHRCAKAWSRERSSLFGIVQGGLHEDLRKAHAEQVCSVDLPGYALGGYSVGETPEAMHAGVAYSAPLLPRDKPRYLMGVGTPVDLVTCVEAGVDMFDCVLPTRCARNGLLFTSEGKVVIRNAVYAKDPRPVDPECSCYTCRTFSRAYLRHLFVAQEILAMRLNTLHNLHYFLGLMAQVRRAISEGRYAAFAQAFRERAAAQEAERTRAR
- the queA gene encoding tRNA preQ1(34) S-adenosylmethionine ribosyltransferase-isomerase QueA, which gives rise to MSSLLSDYDFELPEAQIAQQPLGTRDASRLMTVSRSSGTWEHRRFSDLPSLLRSGDVLVVNDARVIPARLLGAKSGTGGRVELLVVRPAASTLTSAALSQAAEASDWICLGQASKGLKPGARVDFPSGLSAEVLEALGGGEYRVRFHAPPGASFQELLQQAGKLPLPPYITREPDAADAERYQTVYARASGSVAAPTAGLHFTEATFAALEARGVKRVTVTLDVGPGTFLPVREEDLDRHKMHPERYGVSEETAATINAAKAEGRRIVAVGTTVVRTLESATDPQTGKLRAGLGDTVLFIRPGFPFRQVDLLLTNFHLPRSTLVMLVSALLGRERTLAAYREAVQAGYRFFSYGDAMLVTE
- a CDS encoding SpoIID/LytB domain-containing protein, translating into MLRPVALLLILLAAPRALAVETMRIAMSEVREVVQISGQGLALGMDAEEASFHPLGKNRVTVRRSGRRLEVNGAPIVGDTARFRAGWVNDDAGVPGDAPLRAGDMEVRGDVVVRFYKDGLQLINVIPLEEYLAAVLGSEMPTSFPLEALKAQAVAARTYALQKKLEAYGSPFYMGSSVLHQVYGGVTSEDPKTRAAVEATRGEVLTYELAPIEAYFHASCGGRTESGQAALQRDLPYLQAVDCPCGKLPSSRWSATVSEAELREALNGSPQGLRITGRTRTHRVTRIATDGGESLDGARFRQRLGYTKLKSLDFEVEKTGHGYFFTGRGYGHGAGLCQWGAKVLADGGWSYKEILSHYYPGAEFQQLY